A single window of Magnetococcus marinus MC-1 DNA harbors:
- a CDS encoding beta-ketoacyl-ACP synthase III, which translates to MSTLRSRIIGTGSYLPERRLTNDELAAMVETTSSWIEERTGIQERRIAAPGEMTSDLAVKAAEQALQAAGIAAWELDLILVATTTPDLIFPSTATIVQKRLGADKTRIPAFDIQAVCTGFIYALTTADQFIRAGSAKRVLVIGAETFSRIINWQDRGTCILFGDGAGAVVLEAHEAVDQGILSTHIYADGSYLDLLRCTTGVSDGGSRVPGGDAQPQSTDARGVQAMLEGFGYVTMRGNEVFKRAVMALEQIVDETLEANNLSKSDVDWLVPHQANIRIINSTAKRLGMSMDQVVVTVERHGNTSAASVPLALDEAVRDGRIKPGQLVLMEAFGGGFTWGSVLVRW; encoded by the coding sequence ATGAGCACCCTGCGTTCCCGTATTATCGGAACCGGAAGCTACCTGCCAGAGCGTCGCCTGACCAATGACGAGTTGGCGGCCATGGTAGAGACCACCAGTAGCTGGATAGAAGAGCGGACTGGTATTCAAGAGCGGCGCATTGCCGCCCCCGGTGAAATGACCTCCGATCTGGCGGTCAAAGCCGCCGAACAGGCCTTGCAAGCTGCGGGCATTGCAGCTTGGGAGTTGGACCTGATCTTGGTGGCGACCACAACCCCAGACCTGATTTTTCCCTCTACCGCCACCATCGTGCAGAAACGTTTGGGGGCAGATAAAACGCGTATCCCTGCCTTCGATATCCAAGCGGTTTGTACCGGTTTTATCTATGCCCTGACCACAGCCGACCAATTTATCCGGGCCGGTAGTGCTAAACGGGTGTTGGTGATTGGGGCAGAGACCTTTTCGCGGATTATCAATTGGCAAGACCGGGGGACTTGTATTCTCTTTGGCGATGGCGCAGGAGCGGTGGTGTTGGAGGCCCATGAAGCGGTGGATCAGGGGATTCTCTCCACCCATATCTATGCCGATGGCAGCTATCTGGATCTGTTGCGCTGTACCACTGGGGTTTCAGATGGCGGTAGCCGCGTGCCAGGGGGCGATGCTCAACCCCAATCGACGGATGCGCGTGGGGTGCAGGCCATGCTGGAGGGCTTTGGTTATGTCACCATGCGCGGAAATGAGGTGTTTAAACGCGCGGTGATGGCTCTGGAACAGATCGTGGATGAGACCTTAGAGGCAAATAATCTGAGTAAATCCGATGTGGATTGGTTGGTGCCGCACCAAGCCAATATACGGATCATTAACAGCACCGCCAAGCGGCTGGGAATGAGTATGGATCAGGTCGTCGTGACGGTAGAACGCCATGGTAATACATCCGCTGCCAGTGTGCCTTTAGCGCTAGACGAAGCGGTGCGGGATGGACGTATTAAACCGGGTCAGTTGGTGTTGATGGAAGCCTTTGGCGGGGGCTTTACCTGGGGTAGTGTGCTGGTGCGCTGGTAA
- the mltF gene encoding membrane-bound lytic murein transglycosylase MltF, with protein MRRYPTLVVLLLLVLLPVLGCDLSMKRPIMDEIRKTGVLVVVTRNAPTTYYQGRDRVEGFEHDLATLFAAHLGVKVAFIKKQSRGEVLQTLHEGKAHLAAAGLVRQEEDGDRYLYGPDYQSVFQQVVCRRGGVRPTNLLKLTQAKLTVVKESAYEDRLRELQQLVPQLTWHSDDNLSVEQVLEQVWLGKVDCTLADSNVVALNRRYYPELTVKFPINAEQRLAWTLPKRAVFLHKEVVTWFNEIRSNGQLDELFEKYYGFVEGQSFDFVDNRQFIKRMSERLPSYKHLFMEAARKYHIPWQLLAAQAYQESHWDPKARSSTGVRGIMMLTQVTAKALGIDDRLDPKSSIHGGAWYLSNMRRRLPSTITEPDRTWIALAAYNVGLGHISDARRLAKKQNLNPNRWSDLRQVLPLLSQSKYFKDTKFGYARGDEPVRYVAKVRHYNDILTRMERKNYTGETTPFVEPNTALPMVPLKEQAVIGEINPMDGRMVETSGKEAAVPSPKRRY; from the coding sequence ATGCGACGATATCCCACTCTTGTTGTTCTGCTGCTACTGGTTCTGTTGCCCGTGCTTGGCTGTGACCTAAGTATGAAGCGTCCCATTATGGATGAGATCCGTAAAACAGGGGTGTTGGTGGTGGTAACCCGCAATGCGCCAACCACCTATTACCAGGGTCGGGACCGTGTGGAGGGCTTTGAACATGATTTAGCCACCCTGTTTGCCGCCCATCTTGGGGTAAAAGTCGCCTTTATCAAAAAACAGAGCCGGGGTGAAGTGCTGCAAACCCTGCATGAGGGTAAGGCGCATCTGGCGGCTGCGGGTCTGGTGCGGCAGGAAGAAGATGGCGACCGCTATCTCTACGGCCCAGATTATCAATCGGTTTTTCAACAGGTGGTATGTCGCAGAGGGGGCGTGCGTCCAACCAACCTGCTTAAATTGACCCAAGCCAAACTCACCGTGGTTAAAGAGAGCGCCTATGAGGACCGCTTGCGTGAATTGCAGCAGTTGGTGCCTCAACTTACTTGGCATAGTGATGATAATCTGTCGGTAGAACAGGTGCTGGAACAGGTGTGGCTGGGCAAGGTGGATTGTACCCTGGCAGACTCTAACGTGGTGGCACTAAACCGGCGCTACTACCCCGAATTAACCGTCAAATTTCCTATTAATGCCGAACAGCGCTTGGCTTGGACCCTGCCTAAACGCGCGGTGTTTCTGCATAAAGAGGTGGTGACGTGGTTTAATGAGATCCGCAGTAATGGTCAACTGGATGAGCTGTTTGAAAAATATTATGGTTTTGTCGAAGGGCAAAGCTTTGATTTTGTAGATAACCGGCAATTTATTAAGCGCATGAGTGAGCGGTTGCCTAGCTACAAACATCTGTTTATGGAAGCTGCGCGTAAATATCATATCCCCTGGCAGTTGCTAGCAGCACAAGCCTATCAAGAGTCCCATTGGGACCCTAAAGCGCGTAGTTCTACCGGGGTGCGGGGGATTATGATGCTCACCCAAGTAACCGCCAAAGCCTTGGGCATTGACGACCGGCTGGATCCTAAATCCAGTATTCATGGTGGTGCATGGTATCTTTCTAACATGCGGCGGCGGCTACCCAGTACCATCACCGAGCCAGACCGCACCTGGATTGCTTTGGCGGCCTATAATGTGGGTTTGGGCCACATCTCCGACGCGAGGCGACTGGCGAAAAAGCAAAATCTTAATCCCAACCGGTGGAGTGACTTGCGGCAGGTACTGCCGCTGCTTTCGCAAAGTAAATATTTTAAAGATACCAAATTTGGTTACGCACGGGGGGACGAGCCGGTGCGTTATGTGGCTAAAGTGCGTCACTATAACGATATTCTCACCCGTATGGAGCGTAAAAATTACACGGGGGAGACCACGCCCTTTGTCGAACCCAATACGGCGCTACCCATGGTCCCCCTTAAAGAGCAAGCGGTGATCGGGGAAATTAACCCTATGGATGGTCGCATGGTTGAAACCTCCGGCAAAGAGGCGGCGGTGCCCTCTCCTAAACGGCGCTACTAA
- a CDS encoding hemerythrin domain-containing protein: MKILDLTHNHTIEQAMALLQAAFDALPAGETMVLLGEDALTPLVEQFQDENWGAYEWYPLSVRRGWRISLHKRAAVKSPRQVAEYFTFDHRRCDDLYAKMENAADDAPRAMAAFQDFDMGMLHHFRMEEEVIFPAFERKTGMTQGPTMIMRMEHQQMRGLLAQMREFVLHGNVPGMIGVGGTLLFVMQQHNMKEEQMLYPMTDMHLGDEVDTLIKGSQKLNPFT; this comes from the coding sequence ATGAAAATTTTGGATTTAACCCATAACCACACCATTGAGCAAGCTATGGCGCTCTTGCAAGCGGCTTTTGATGCCTTGCCAGCGGGGGAAACCATGGTGTTGTTGGGGGAGGATGCCCTCACCCCCTTGGTGGAACAATTTCAGGATGAAAATTGGGGTGCCTATGAGTGGTATCCCTTGTCTGTACGTCGTGGTTGGCGGATCTCTTTGCATAAGCGTGCAGCGGTTAAAAGCCCGCGTCAAGTGGCTGAATATTTTACCTTTGATCATCGTCGTTGTGACGACCTTTACGCAAAAATGGAAAATGCTGCCGATGATGCACCACGGGCTATGGCCGCTTTTCAAGATTTTGATATGGGGATGCTGCACCATTTTCGCATGGAAGAGGAGGTCATTTTTCCCGCGTTTGAGCGTAAAACCGGTATGACCCAAGGCCCAACGATGATCATGCGTATGGAGCACCAACAGATGCGGGGATTGCTGGCGCAAATGCGCGAGTTTGTGTTGCATGGCAATGTCCCCGGCATGATCGGGGTAGGGGGGACCCTGCTGTTTGTTATGCAACAGCACAATATGAAAGAGGAGCAAATGCTCTACCCCATGACCGATATGCACCTTGGTGATGAAGTGGACACCTTGATTAAAGGGAGCCAGAAGCTGAACCCCTTTACCTAA
- a CDS encoding GGDEF domain-containing protein — MSARDEQRLKDIYLGVDAEKVNFIGDLIKDRLNQTVERFYIELLEVESARFFLDSALVKERLHGSLTEWLQMLFSHKDDDTLEQMFAFQKNIGNVHARINIPMHLVVEGMRILRREIICFLSESDIPRQRLVDLVVLVGEVLDHNLSLINESYVRMSASYERNNQALRLQLSPSAQALECERLRGTLRGWSNQLWRVLGGRGIETELPSLGRAEFGLWMFHKAPLVLPQYEQLHTIQQNIQAMDALLGRQRLSQEHLNAVSRDTLSAVDDQLNSIELALDMMIEAILAQESGRDPLTKVYNRRFLDSVVKHEMEVSMRHEIRFGFLLCDIDHFKTINDTYGHDAGDAVLQQFAERLSSAARVNDYVFRFGGEEFLFVYGDMSPQRLEHLAEKVRHCIEQELFDLPSGEKIHITASFGGAVHDGNPNFHKTLKLTDEALYEAKHSGRNRCIIRA; from the coding sequence ATGTCTGCTCGTGATGAACAGCGCTTAAAAGATATCTATCTGGGTGTTGATGCCGAAAAAGTTAACTTTATCGGTGATCTTATTAAAGATCGTCTCAACCAGACGGTAGAGCGCTTCTATATCGAGCTGTTAGAGGTGGAGTCAGCCCGTTTTTTTCTCGACAGTGCGTTGGTTAAAGAGCGTCTGCATGGTTCGCTGACGGAATGGTTGCAAATGCTTTTTTCCCATAAAGATGACGATACCCTTGAGCAGATGTTTGCGTTTCAAAAAAATATTGGCAATGTGCACGCCCGCATTAATATCCCCATGCATTTGGTGGTGGAGGGGATGCGTATTTTACGACGAGAAATCATATGTTTTCTCTCTGAGAGCGATATTCCCCGCCAGCGTTTGGTTGACCTGGTGGTGTTGGTGGGTGAGGTGTTGGACCATAATCTCTCATTGATCAATGAGAGTTATGTGCGAATGTCAGCCTCTTACGAGCGTAATAACCAAGCGTTACGCCTGCAATTGTCCCCCTCGGCCCAAGCCTTGGAGTGTGAACGGTTGCGGGGAACCCTAAGAGGGTGGAGCAACCAACTGTGGCGTGTTTTGGGTGGACGCGGCATTGAGACGGAGTTACCCTCGCTGGGGCGCGCCGAATTTGGCCTGTGGATGTTTCACAAAGCCCCTTTGGTGTTACCCCAGTATGAACAGCTGCACACCATTCAACAAAATATTCAGGCCATGGATGCCTTGCTGGGGCGACAACGGTTAAGCCAAGAGCACCTAAATGCGGTCTCACGCGATACCCTGAGTGCGGTAGACGATCAATTGAATAGTATTGAATTGGCACTGGATATGATGATCGAGGCCATTTTAGCCCAAGAGAGTGGGCGTGATCCGCTGACCAAGGTGTATAATCGCCGCTTTCTGGATAGTGTGGTTAAACACGAGATGGAAGTCAGCATGCGCCACGAGATCCGCTTTGGTTTCCTGCTCTGTGATATTGACCATTTTAAAACCATTAATGATACCTATGGTCACGATGCAGGGGATGCGGTGCTACAGCAATTTGCCGAGCGGCTGAGTAGTGCGGCCCGTGTTAATGACTATGTTTTCCGATTTGGCGGTGAAGAGTTTTTATTTGTCTACGGGGATATGAGCCCTCAACGGTTGGAACATCTGGCCGAAAAGGTGCGTCACTGTATTGAACAAGAGCTGTTTGACCTGCCCTCTGGCGAAAAGATACACATAACCGCCAGCTTTGGTGGTGCGGTGCATGATGGTAACCCCAACTTTCATAAAACGCTCAAATTGACCGATGAGGCGCTCTATGAAGCCAAACACTCTGGGCGCAACCGCTGTATCATCCGTGCCTAA
- a CDS encoding DnaJ C-terminal domain-containing protein, whose product MAMMEQDFYRRLNVPSSATPLQIRDAYRRLARQFHPDVSPIPQAEDLFKALGEAYEVLRDPQKRAQYDRTQGSYIWPNTRQSPPKSGTPAGKPHHVEAKLIVPLEVAYRGEIHQVRLNLRELGGDRLIQVQIPRGVVHGDRIRVYNQVRANPLKGISGGDILFNVETPPHPHFQLEGYDLYSSLTLSPWEAALGEPVQFKSLGGTIRVHIPAGSSSGQLIRIRGRGFPKPGFGQCGDLYLRLNIALPKQLNNAEKRLYRKLAKKSDFNPRGN is encoded by the coding sequence ATGGCGATGATGGAACAGGATTTTTACAGACGGCTTAATGTGCCCAGCAGCGCGACCCCTTTACAGATACGCGATGCCTATCGCCGTCTTGCCCGTCAATTTCACCCCGATGTGAGCCCCATCCCCCAGGCTGAAGATCTGTTCAAGGCGCTGGGCGAGGCGTATGAGGTACTGCGTGATCCCCAAAAACGCGCTCAGTATGATCGCACCCAGGGTTCTTATATCTGGCCAAATACCCGTCAGAGCCCACCAAAAAGTGGCACACCGGCAGGCAAACCGCATCATGTAGAGGCCAAACTGATTGTGCCACTAGAGGTTGCTTACCGGGGGGAGATTCATCAGGTACGGCTGAATTTACGGGAGCTTGGGGGGGATCGTCTGATTCAGGTACAAATTCCCAGAGGGGTGGTCCATGGTGACCGCATTCGGGTCTACAATCAGGTCCGCGCCAATCCGCTCAAAGGAATCAGCGGTGGGGACATTTTGTTTAATGTCGAAACCCCGCCTCACCCTCATTTCCAATTAGAGGGGTATGATCTCTACAGCAGCCTAACCCTGAGCCCCTGGGAGGCCGCTTTAGGCGAGCCGGTGCAGTTTAAATCGTTGGGCGGCACCATTCGGGTGCATATTCCGGCGGGTTCCAGTTCGGGCCAACTTATCCGTATCCGTGGTCGGGGGTTTCCCAAACCCGGGTTTGGTCAGTGCGGGGACCTCTATCTGCGTCTCAACATTGCCCTGCCCAAGCAGTTAAACAATGCCGAGAAACGTCTGTATCGAAAGCTTGCCAAAAAGTCAGACTTCAACCCTCGCGGCAACTAG
- the mfd gene encoding transcription-repair coupling factor — protein MTDPITIQKLLDKLDGRKSPLILPELTTGASSWLAVELALTQPAPVVLVTGKVQRAESIARELLFFGAQRGVHILPFPAWETLPFEPLSPYGPLVGDRLATLSRLIGLGKSGPISIGNELGDSRTVVITTPAAIMQRLMPKAVLARYGFAFSVGDQLNLPQFRELLTRSGYNPVSQVSEPGEYAARGGLIDLFPPGRDEPVRVELFGDEVESIRLFDPSNQRSLDPIPAVEVLPVREVILNADTISCFRTAYREVFGGYAAEDLIYKEISQNRTYQGMEQYLPLFYPDLDTLFDYLPKQTLFLMEPDVPNQIEERAREIEDQHRIAYQAGQGNEKGYDGSSMRCIARNTLYLDQRELTERLKPYPQLLQSATGKPALDLDLHPIPPIQEGVQGADHSQQDEKKATATVMDRLCRQISLWQKEQRRIGFVSRTIGQRERMRELLTDHKVSVVDGSSWSALLQADPRQPMLLLGDVSDGFEHPTRHVVLISEDNVFGVRIRRRQISRRYLDQLIASFADLNEGDAVVHVDHGVGRFGGLVSLEVGQLKNDFLLIIYADGDKLYVPVENLDRVGKHSSGEEVQLDKLGGKRWAKTRAKARKKILEMAEELVAIQAQREATQGVVYSGPDALYQEFASTFPFEETVDQAKAIEAVLEDMASPKAMDRLVCGDVGFGKTEVALRATFRAAMDGKQVAILVPTTILAQQHYENFAKRLAGYPIKVDILSRFRTPKEQKATIEAVGHGTIDVIVGTHRLLQTDVKFKDLGLLVVDEEQRFGVSHKERIKNLRATLDILTLTATPIPRTLNMAMAGVRDISIIASPPADRLAIRTIITHYDKQQVREAILRELYRGGQVFYVHNQVQDIERKAQEIAELVPEARVGVAHGQMRENQLEKVMMEFYRQTFNILVCTTIVENGVDIPTANTIIIDRADKFGLAQLHQLRGRVGRSKHRAYAYMLVPHLRRLTKHAEKRLEALESLGELGAGFMLATHDLEIRGAGNILGDEQSGQIKEVGFELYNQMLREAVVALQTARAQGRDLASTTPLGQAPVDEGPAPVVPSINLHLSTYIPEEYVEDVHQRLTLYKRIAELKTYEELQEMRLELADRFGPLPATVDHLLSVMEIKRLCVKLRIIKLDAGPKGGTFQFDELFTVEIPRLIAMVQREVGHARLDQTSRTLILRNRPWSEDKQRLQEVREALTTLI, from the coding sequence GTGACCGATCCCATCACCATACAAAAATTGCTGGATAAGCTTGACGGGCGCAAGAGCCCGCTCATTTTACCTGAACTGACCACTGGGGCTTCCAGTTGGTTGGCGGTGGAGTTGGCCTTGACGCAACCGGCTCCGGTGGTGCTGGTTACGGGCAAAGTTCAGCGGGCGGAATCCATCGCTCGTGAACTTCTTTTTTTCGGTGCCCAGCGCGGGGTCCATATCCTCCCTTTTCCCGCCTGGGAGACGCTCCCTTTTGAGCCCCTCTCCCCTTACGGCCCCCTCGTGGGGGATCGCTTAGCCACCCTTTCACGCTTGATTGGGTTGGGCAAGTCGGGTCCCATTTCCATTGGTAATGAGCTGGGGGATAGTCGCACGGTGGTGATCACCACCCCAGCGGCCATCATGCAACGGTTGATGCCAAAAGCGGTATTGGCCCGTTATGGTTTTGCCTTTTCGGTGGGGGATCAGCTTAATTTACCGCAATTTCGTGAGCTATTGACCCGCTCGGGGTACAACCCGGTTTCGCAGGTGTCGGAGCCTGGGGAGTATGCGGCGCGTGGGGGATTGATTGACCTCTTCCCCCCCGGTCGGGATGAGCCGGTACGGGTCGAGTTGTTTGGCGATGAGGTCGAGAGTATCCGCCTGTTTGATCCAAGCAATCAGCGCTCTTTAGACCCCATACCTGCGGTAGAGGTACTCCCGGTGCGGGAGGTTATTCTTAATGCCGACACGATAAGCTGTTTTCGCACTGCTTATCGTGAGGTATTTGGGGGCTATGCGGCGGAGGATTTGATCTACAAAGAGATTTCTCAAAACCGTACTTATCAGGGTATGGAGCAGTATCTACCGCTCTTTTATCCTGATCTGGACACCCTCTTTGATTATCTCCCCAAGCAGACGCTGTTTTTGATGGAACCCGATGTACCCAACCAGATTGAAGAGCGTGCGCGGGAGATTGAGGATCAACACCGTATCGCCTATCAGGCGGGCCAAGGCAATGAAAAGGGCTATGATGGCAGTAGCATGCGCTGCATTGCCCGCAACACCCTTTATTTAGATCAAAGAGAGCTGACGGAACGCCTTAAACCCTACCCGCAACTCTTACAAAGCGCCACGGGCAAACCGGCTCTGGACCTGGATCTACACCCCATCCCCCCCATTCAGGAGGGGGTGCAGGGTGCCGACCATAGCCAACAGGATGAGAAAAAAGCCACCGCCACGGTCATGGATCGCCTCTGTCGTCAGATCAGCTTATGGCAAAAGGAGCAGCGCCGCATCGGTTTTGTTTCTCGCACCATCGGCCAGCGGGAGCGCATGCGGGAGCTGCTGACCGACCATAAGGTGAGCGTGGTGGATGGCTCCAGTTGGTCCGCGTTGCTGCAAGCGGACCCCAGACAGCCCATGCTGCTGCTGGGGGATGTAAGTGATGGTTTTGAACATCCCACCCGCCATGTGGTGCTGATTAGTGAAGACAATGTTTTTGGGGTACGCATACGCCGCCGTCAGATAAGCCGTCGTTATTTGGATCAGTTAATCGCCAGCTTTGCCGACCTTAATGAAGGCGATGCTGTGGTCCATGTGGATCATGGGGTGGGTCGTTTTGGGGGGCTGGTATCGCTGGAGGTTGGTCAGCTTAAGAATGATTTTTTGCTGATTATCTATGCCGACGGCGACAAGCTGTATGTCCCTGTCGAGAACCTGGACCGGGTTGGTAAGCACTCTTCGGGTGAAGAGGTGCAGCTGGACAAACTGGGGGGCAAACGTTGGGCCAAGACCCGCGCCAAGGCGCGTAAGAAGATTTTGGAGATGGCTGAAGAGCTGGTGGCCATTCAAGCCCAGCGGGAGGCCACCCAAGGGGTGGTTTATTCGGGGCCGGATGCCCTTTATCAGGAGTTTGCCAGCACCTTCCCGTTTGAAGAGACGGTGGACCAGGCCAAAGCCATTGAGGCGGTGTTGGAAGATATGGCCTCACCCAAAGCGATGGATCGGCTGGTGTGTGGTGATGTAGGCTTTGGCAAAACCGAGGTTGCGCTACGGGCGACCTTCCGCGCAGCGATGGATGGCAAACAGGTGGCGATTTTGGTGCCTACCACCATTTTGGCCCAGCAGCACTATGAAAATTTTGCCAAGCGGCTGGCGGGCTACCCTATTAAGGTGGACATTCTCTCGCGGTTTCGCACACCAAAAGAGCAAAAGGCCACCATAGAAGCGGTTGGCCATGGCACGATTGATGTCATTGTGGGCACTCATAGGCTGCTGCAAACGGATGTTAAATTTAAGGATCTTGGTCTGCTGGTGGTGGATGAGGAGCAACGCTTTGGGGTGAGCCATAAGGAGCGCATTAAAAATCTTCGCGCTACTTTGGATATTTTGACCCTTACCGCTACGCCCATTCCCCGCACCTTGAACATGGCCATGGCGGGGGTGCGCGATATTAGTATTATTGCCTCTCCCCCAGCGGACCGGTTGGCCATTCGCACCATTATTACCCACTACGATAAGCAGCAGGTGCGTGAAGCGATTTTGCGGGAGCTCTATCGGGGGGGACAGGTTTTTTATGTTCACAATCAGGTGCAGGATATTGAGCGCAAAGCACAAGAGATTGCGGAACTGGTACCAGAGGCCCGGGTGGGTGTAGCCCATGGTCAAATGCGGGAAAACCAGTTAGAGAAGGTGATGATGGAGTTTTACCGTCAAACTTTCAACATTCTGGTATGTACCACCATTGTGGAAAACGGCGTGGATATTCCCACCGCTAATACCATCATTATTGATCGTGCCGACAAATTTGGTCTGGCTCAACTACACCAACTGCGGGGACGGGTGGGACGCAGCAAGCATCGCGCTTACGCCTATATGTTGGTGCCCCATTTACGGCGCTTAACCAAGCATGCCGAAAAACGCTTGGAGGCGCTGGAGAGCCTGGGTGAGCTGGGGGCAGGCTTTATGCTGGCGACCCATGATTTAGAGATCCGGGGTGCGGGTAACATTTTGGGCGATGAACAATCTGGGCAGATCAAAGAGGTTGGTTTTGAGTTGTACAATCAGATGCTGCGGGAGGCGGTGGTGGCCCTGCAAACGGCCCGGGCCCAAGGTCGGGATTTGGCCTCTACCACCCCTCTGGGGCAGGCTCCAGTGGATGAAGGTCCCGCACCGGTGGTACCCAGCATCAACCTGCATCTTTCCACCTATATTCCCGAGGAGTATGTGGAGGATGTGCATCAGCGTTTAACCCTCTACAAGCGCATTGCTGAACTCAAAACCTATGAGGAGTTGCAGGAGATGCGGCTGGAGTTGGCGGACCGTTTTGGTCCCCTGCCCGCAACGGTGGACCATTTGCTTTCGGTGATGGAGATCAAACGTCTCTGCGTTAAACTGCGCATTATCAAACTGGATGCAGGCCCTAAGGGTGGGACTTTCCAATTTGATGAACTTTTTACGGTGGAGATACCCCGTCTTATTGCCATGGTACAGCGGGAGGTTGGTCATGCCCGACTGGATCAGACCAGTCGCACCTTAATTCTTAGAAATCGCCCATGGAGCGAAGACAAGCAGCGCCTGCAAGAGGTCCGCGAGGCGTTGACCACCCTCATTTAG
- a CDS encoding AAA family ATPase → MSNARTQALLQSIMGAKMYQSSDKDETPSTVPLITVSRGFGANGSEIAARLAERLQVPLYDKELINEVTRQAKADPFLTKQLDERISGAMADWITSMFTGQSTSQDTFNYYMVKVIMNIAPQGGVIVGRGAHLLLSQKHRVFRLRVEGSLHVCAERVAKREDIKLKKAEKRVVQVDKERRDFVEGLYKNRSTRHNFYDMVINTDLFKPQATVGVVELALAEMGFVIPKK, encoded by the coding sequence ATGAGCAACGCACGTACCCAGGCTCTGTTACAGTCCATTATGGGCGCGAAAATGTACCAGAGCAGCGACAAAGATGAGACCCCTTCCACGGTTCCACTCATCACGGTTTCTCGTGGGTTTGGTGCCAATGGCAGTGAAATTGCCGCCCGCTTAGCTGAACGGCTACAGGTCCCGCTGTATGATAAAGAGCTGATCAATGAGGTCACACGACAGGCCAAAGCTGATCCCTTTTTAACCAAACAGTTGGATGAGCGCATCTCGGGTGCCATGGCGGATTGGATTACCTCCATGTTCACCGGCCAATCGACCAGCCAAGATACCTTTAACTATTATATGGTTAAGGTTATCATGAATATTGCCCCACAGGGTGGTGTTATTGTTGGACGCGGCGCCCACCTGCTGCTTAGCCAGAAACACAGGGTCTTCAGACTGCGCGTCGAGGGTTCTTTGCATGTTTGTGCCGAGCGGGTCGCCAAACGCGAAGATATCAAGCTGAAAAAGGCTGAAAAGCGGGTCGTCCAAGTGGACAAAGAGCGCCGCGATTTTGTCGAGGGGCTGTATAAAAATCGCTCAACCCGCCACAACTTCTATGACATGGTGATCAATACGGATCTCTTTAAGCCCCAAGCCACGGTAGGTGTGGTGGAGTTGGCTTTGGCAGAGATGGGATTTGTCATTCCTAAAAAATAA
- a CDS encoding AAA family ATPase, translated as MPHAIIEEQFFEGGGQDSAAEQTPPPLVAVSGEYGAGAEDVAKLLAERLGVQCFDPPLMQRIVEEAQSNYALQERLDELMPNKIKGWLATFMKKNRGKGEISYLHLVKAMMGISAKGGVIIGMGAHLILSDRQVFRLKVEAGPDYCSGRIAKATGIDIKAAEKMCARVDRERVKFVKEIYERFPTDATYYDLVLSAETFSPQQMTEMAIQAMCLAKLDMPATLCNKKSK; from the coding sequence ATGCCACATGCAATAATTGAGGAGCAGTTTTTTGAGGGAGGTGGTCAGGATTCTGCTGCCGAACAAACACCGCCTCCACTGGTTGCCGTTTCAGGTGAATATGGTGCGGGTGCTGAGGATGTGGCAAAACTGCTCGCCGAGCGGCTTGGCGTGCAATGTTTTGACCCCCCTTTGATGCAACGCATTGTAGAAGAAGCCCAAAGTAACTATGCCCTACAGGAGCGTCTGGACGAGTTAATGCCCAACAAGATCAAGGGCTGGCTCGCGACCTTCATGAAAAAAAATCGGGGCAAAGGAGAGATCTCCTACCTCCATTTGGTTAAGGCCATGATGGGCATTAGCGCTAAGGGTGGTGTTATTATCGGTATGGGTGCCCACCTCATTTTGTCTGACCGCCAAGTGTTTCGGTTAAAGGTTGAGGCGGGTCCTGATTACTGTTCAGGGCGGATTGCCAAAGCGACCGGTATTGATATTAAAGCGGCGGAAAAGATGTGCGCGCGGGTTGATCGTGAGCGCGTCAAATTTGTCAAGGAGATCTACGAGCGTTTTCCCACCGATGCCACCTACTATGATCTGGTGCTCAGTGCCGAAACCTTCTCACCACAACAGATGACAGAAATGGCCATCCAAGCCATGTGCCTAGCCAAGCTCGACATGCCTGCGACGTTGTGCAATAAGAAATCCAAGTAA